Proteins encoded within one genomic window of Dermatophilus congolensis:
- a CDS encoding roadblock/LC7 domain-containing protein: MTSLMHTGNVPAAETSEWDMETDTETVSKLEEIGTATLPILESLAERLPTLEGAMLCTADGYNLCALGLESYQVGRLAAMTSTMFSVSNGAIDAITSDDKEASPLEQVTLKSGDSQYMIYPIQHDQLGYLLMSMWAQEITLGEFLMEAKISARELTRLVQIEDL; encoded by the coding sequence ATGACCAGCCTGATGCACACGGGTAACGTACCCGCGGCCGAGACCTCCGAATGGGATATGGAGACCGACACCGAAACGGTGTCCAAGCTTGAAGAAATCGGCACCGCAACACTGCCGATTCTCGAAAGCTTGGCAGAGCGGCTCCCCACTTTGGAAGGCGCAATGCTTTGCACGGCCGATGGATACAACCTGTGCGCGCTCGGACTGGAGTCTTACCAAGTTGGTCGTCTCGCAGCGATGACGAGCACCATGTTTTCCGTGAGTAACGGCGCTATCGATGCCATCACCAGTGATGACAAAGAAGCAAGCCCGCTGGAGCAAGTAACGCTCAAGAGCGGGGACAGCCAGTACATGATCTACCCCATCCAGCATGATCAGCTGGGGTACCTGCTCATGAGCATGTGGGCGCAGGAGATCACGCTGGGTGAGTTCCTCATGGAGGCAAAGATCAGTGCACGCGAGCTCACGCGCCTCGTGCAGATAGAGGATCTCTGA
- a CDS encoding DUF4233 domain-containing protein, translating into MPENDTQSADMPQPSRRVTRRLCSMVLWSQMLVMGFAAVVGRALTVASMPQNADVVLWIGLAISAACVVAAIAVRFRRGELVGWAVQVATFAYAFVVPMMVLVGAIFTGLWLVAVRKGAQMDALTDEWIKNNASLQA; encoded by the coding sequence ATGCCTGAGAACGACACTCAGTCGGCAGATATGCCACAGCCGTCGCGTCGAGTGACGCGACGGCTGTGCAGCATGGTGCTGTGGTCTCAGATGCTCGTGATGGGATTCGCGGCAGTGGTGGGCCGAGCCCTCACCGTCGCCTCGATGCCTCAGAACGCTGATGTGGTTCTCTGGATTGGTCTAGCAATCAGCGCAGCGTGCGTAGTTGCTGCGATTGCTGTGCGATTCCGCCGAGGTGAACTAGTCGGTTGGGCGGTTCAGGTAGCCACGTTCGCTTATGCCTTTGTGGTGCCCATGATGGTTCTTGTCGGGGCGATATTCACAGGGCTGTGGCTGGTAGCCGTCCGCAAGGGCGCCCAGATGGACGCCCTCACAGACGAATGGATCAAAAACAACGCCTCACTGCAGGCGTAG
- a CDS encoding GTP-binding protein has protein sequence MVKKAVIGHTTRREVTFVGPYGVGKSTAVRSLSDIPVVNTEVMSTMARPGGRAARRMTTVGLDYGEWGSNYGAVAVVGTPGQARFQSTRDHARGRASAVVLWMYGQNEYALEETAEWIKVLGNEQTWSRLTVAVTRLDEGENHPALEDYRPVLDSFSPDIRLLAGDPRDRDSVIRVVETALASTKKKKARS, from the coding sequence GTGGTGAAGAAAGCCGTCATCGGACACACCACTCGCCGTGAGGTGACATTCGTCGGCCCCTATGGAGTTGGCAAATCCACCGCCGTGCGTTCCCTCAGTGATATCCCCGTTGTCAACACCGAAGTAATGAGCACGATGGCCCGCCCCGGCGGCCGCGCAGCTCGCCGGATGACTACAGTCGGCCTCGATTACGGCGAGTGGGGCAGTAACTATGGCGCCGTTGCTGTCGTTGGTACTCCCGGGCAAGCACGTTTTCAGTCCACCCGTGACCACGCTCGCGGACGAGCTTCAGCCGTCGTTCTGTGGATGTACGGCCAAAACGAATACGCTCTCGAGGAAACAGCAGAATGGATCAAGGTTCTCGGTAACGAGCAGACCTGGTCTCGCCTCACCGTGGCTGTCACACGCCTAGATGAGGGAGAGAACCACCCGGCGCTGGAAGACTACCGACCTGTGCTTGATTCATTCAGTCCCGATATCCGCCTTCTTGCGGGAGATCCACGTGATCGCGACTCGGTGATCCGTGTGGTCGAAACCGCGCTGGCCTCGACTAAGAAGAAGAAAGCTCGATCATGA
- the ndk gene encoding nucleoside-diphosphate kinase, protein MTQRSLVLVKPDGYARGLTGEILRRIEAKGYRIIALKVAAPGRELLTRHYAEHMGKAFFDPLVEFMSSGPLVAAVIEGERCIEGFRTLAGATDPTVAAAGTIRGDLARDWGTPVQQNIVHGSDSPASAEREISIWFPEL, encoded by the coding sequence ATGACTCAACGTTCTCTCGTTCTTGTGAAGCCCGATGGCTATGCGCGTGGACTCACGGGTGAGATATTGCGACGAATTGAAGCCAAGGGATACCGCATCATTGCGTTGAAAGTAGCCGCACCAGGCCGCGAATTACTCACCCGGCACTACGCTGAGCACATGGGGAAAGCATTCTTCGACCCCCTCGTGGAATTCATGTCCTCCGGACCACTGGTTGCAGCAGTGATCGAAGGGGAACGGTGCATCGAAGGATTCCGCACCCTCGCCGGAGCCACTGACCCCACCGTGGCAGCAGCAGGAACCATCCGCGGAGACCTCGCCAGAGACTGGGGTACGCCAGTGCAACAGAACATCGTTCACGGATCAGACAGCCCCGCCTCCGCAGAACGAGAAATCAGTATCTGGTTCCCCGAACTCTGA
- a CDS encoding roadblock/LC7 domain-containing protein, producing the protein MSRQEELSLIIANVRASIPELQSVMVASVDGLAIAHDLPENEAERMAAMAATALGLGERISERSTLGELAEGVIRGRNGYIIVYPAGENAVLALAGPSDSNLGLMRIEARAASAKIGALLD; encoded by the coding sequence GTGAGCCGTCAAGAAGAACTCTCCCTGATCATCGCCAATGTCCGGGCTTCGATCCCCGAACTGCAGAGCGTCATGGTCGCTTCGGTCGACGGCCTTGCCATCGCCCACGACCTTCCCGAGAACGAGGCTGAGCGCATGGCTGCCATGGCCGCCACCGCCCTGGGTCTTGGTGAGCGTATTTCGGAGCGCTCCACTCTTGGTGAGCTCGCTGAGGGTGTTATCCGCGGCCGCAACGGGTACATCATCGTTTACCCCGCCGGCGAGAACGCCGTGCTGGCCCTTGCTGGCCCTTCAGACAGCAACCTTGGTCTCATGCGTATCGAAGCTCGTGCAGCCAGCGCTAAGATCGGTGCTCTACTCGACTGA